A window from Plectropomus leopardus isolate mb chromosome 3, YSFRI_Pleo_2.0, whole genome shotgun sequence encodes these proteins:
- the LOC121941135 gene encoding uncharacterized protein LOC121941135: MVDNIVLKPLGLVLIITAHMVFNGPSRAEVTGILGTNITLQFKFNVTVNKNSYFAFYTRNLKIAEYNGRSNSKRGDMNFYPNKTSVFCQITNLTRNHSGIYWATLLDSRPAQESNKVELIVREENRNSTVSPTLNDITINKDSGSPSFFSSHVVTVLVVSPVGLLAAVLLCLSLIWFFLRTKDIQQPPPEQSSNPTVQETIEVSNSVPAPPLIYSILDFPKRPPAVVTFDPNDIEYADVSYLP, encoded by the exons ATGGTTGATAACATCgttttaaagcctctggggTTAGTTTTGATCATCACAGCTCACATGGTATTCAACG GCCCCAGCCGAGCAGAGGTCACTGGGATCCTCGGCACCAACATCACCCTTCAATTCAAATTTAACGtcactgtaaacaaaaacagttattttgcattttatacaAGAAACCTAAAGATTGCAGAGTATAATGGAAGAAGTAATTCAAAAAGAGGCGACATGAACTTCTATCCTAATAAGACTTCTGTGTTTTGCCAAATTACAAATCTCACTCGAAATCACAGTGGAATTTACTGGGCCACATTGTTGGACTCAAGACCGGCGCAAGAAAGTAATAAGGTGGAGCTGATTGTCCGAGAGGAGAACAGAAACAGCACAG TGTCTCCAACGCtgaatgacatcacaataaataaagacagtGGAAGTCCCAGTTTCTTTTCCTCTCACGTTGTCACCGTCCTCGTGGTTTCACCTGTAGggctgctggctgcagtacTACTCTGTTTGAGCTTGATCTGGTTTTTCCTGAGAACCAAAG ATATACAACAACCACCACCAGAACAAAGCTCTAATCCAACAGTACAA GAAACTATTGAGGTGTCCAACAGTGTGCCTGCACCTCCACTGATCTACAGCATCCTGGACTTTCCCAAAAGACCTCCAGCAGTTGTGACTTTTGATCCAAACGACATAGAGTACGCTGATGTCAGTTATCTCCCCTAA